The proteins below are encoded in one region of Telopea speciosissima isolate NSW1024214 ecotype Mountain lineage chromosome 10, Tspe_v1, whole genome shotgun sequence:
- the LOC122643900 gene encoding 25.3 kDa vesicle transport protein: MVKLTMIARVTDGLPLAEGLDDGRDVKDAEFYKQQAKALFKNLSKGQSEASRMSLETGPYVFHYIIEGRVCYLTMCDRAYPKKLAFQYLEDLKNEFERANGSQIETAARPYAFIKFDTFIQKTKKLYLDTRTQRNLAKLNDELYEVHQIMTRNVQEVLGVGEKLDQVSQLSSRLTSESRIYADKARDLNRQALIRKWAPVAIVIGVVILLFWVRKKIW, encoded by the exons ATGGTGAAGCTGACAATGATAGCTCGTGTTACTGATGGTCTTCCTCTAGCGGAAGGACTTGATGATGGCCGTGATGTAAAAGACGCTGAATTCTACAAACAGCAGGCCAAGGCTTTGTTCAAGAATCTGTCAAAGGGCCAGAGTGAGGCTTCAAGAATGTCCCTTGAAACTGGTCCTTATGTTTTTCA CTATATTATTGAAGGCCGTGTATGTTATTTGACAATGTGTGATCGTGCTTATCCTAAGAAACTTGCATTTCAATATCTTGAAGACCTCAAAAATGAATTTGAGAGAGCCAATGGGAGCCAAATCGAAACTGCTGCCAGACCTTATGCCTTTATtaaatttg ATACATTCATACAGAAGACCAAGAAATTATACTTGGATACACGTACTCAGCGGAATCTTGCAAAGTTGAATGATGAACTATATGAAGTACACCAAATAATGACTCGAAACGTACAGGAAGTTCTTGGTGTTGGTGAAAAATTGGACC AGGTTAGTCAATTATCAAGCCGGCTTACCTCTGAATCTCGCATCTATGCTGATAAGGCTAGAGATCTAAATCGACAG GCTTTGATTCGGAAGTGGGCTCCGGTTGCCATCGTGATTGGAGTTGTCATCCTCCTCTTTTGGGTCAGAAAGAAGATCTGGTGA